In Microbacterium enclense, one genomic interval encodes:
- a CDS encoding fumarylacetoacetate hydrolase family protein → MRLARVGDRSVAVLEGSGGDRMLDLGPRPLPELFAELDGIRDLIRTTDAETLPPLDTAALRAPVVPRTMLCLGYNYRGHVPDGVDPTADDPSTPDVFVKTPNTFGGPNDPVVVPAVADDVDYEGEIAVVIGRRAHGVALDDALSYVAGYTLLNDVSDRSWQRRQSQWALGKCFDGFAPLGPWMVTADEVDPRDLVVEVVRDGEVTVSQSTATTIFSVAFVVHYLSQVLTLDPGDVISTGTPQKLARAQDAHRPLAPGDAVIVRVAGIGELTTTFIAPSGVSA, encoded by the coding sequence GTGAGGCTCGCGCGCGTCGGCGATCGCTCGGTCGCCGTGCTGGAGGGCTCCGGCGGCGACCGCATGCTCGACCTCGGCCCGCGCCCGCTCCCCGAGCTCTTCGCCGAGCTCGACGGCATCCGGGATCTGATCCGAACCACGGATGCCGAGACCCTGCCGCCCCTCGACACCGCGGCGCTGCGCGCGCCCGTGGTGCCGCGCACGATGCTCTGTCTCGGCTACAACTACCGCGGACACGTGCCCGACGGCGTCGATCCGACCGCCGACGACCCGTCCACTCCCGACGTCTTCGTGAAGACCCCGAACACGTTCGGCGGACCGAACGACCCGGTCGTGGTGCCGGCGGTCGCCGACGACGTCGACTACGAGGGCGAGATCGCGGTCGTCATCGGTCGGCGCGCCCATGGCGTCGCTCTCGATGACGCCCTGTCGTATGTCGCCGGGTACACGCTGCTCAACGATGTGTCCGACCGGTCGTGGCAGCGCCGACAGAGTCAGTGGGCGCTCGGCAAGTGCTTCGACGGGTTCGCTCCGCTCGGGCCCTGGATGGTCACGGCCGACGAGGTCGACCCGCGAGACCTGGTGGTCGAGGTCGTCCGCGATGGCGAGGTGACCGTCTCGCAGTCGACGGCGACGACGATCTTCTCGGTCGCCTTCGTCGTGCACTACCTGAGTCAGGTGCTCACCCTCGACCCCGGGGACGTCATCTCGACCGGGACCCCGCAGAAGCTCGCCCGCGCGCAGGACGCGCATCGGCCCCTCGCCCCCGGCGATGCGGTCATCGTCCGTGTCGCGGGCATCGGCGAGCTCACCACGACCTTCATCGCACCCTCGGGAGTCTCCGCATGA
- the kduD gene encoding 2-dehydro-3-deoxy-D-gluconate 5-dehydrogenase KduD, which translates to MILDTFRLDGRVAVVTGSSRGLGQGAALALAEAGADLVLIDRGDAAHTAELARGLGRRVHAIHRDFVSASRDELAAAIDEAADALGRVDILVNNAGTIRRAPAAEHSAQDWDDVLAVNLDAVFHLSQAAGRRMIAQGWGRIVNVASMLSFQGGILVPGYAASKHAVAGLTKALANEWAASGVTVNAVAPGYMATDNTAPIRADADREASILARIPAGRWGTPGDLQGAFVFLASDAAAYVTGAVIPVDGGWLVR; encoded by the coding sequence ATGATCCTCGACACCTTCCGCCTCGACGGCCGCGTCGCCGTCGTCACCGGCTCGAGCCGTGGGCTCGGTCAGGGGGCGGCCCTCGCCCTCGCCGAGGCGGGCGCCGACCTCGTGCTCATCGACCGCGGCGACGCGGCGCACACCGCCGAGCTCGCCCGCGGCCTCGGGCGTCGCGTGCACGCGATCCACCGCGACTTCGTCTCGGCCTCGCGCGACGAGCTGGCCGCCGCGATCGACGAGGCCGCCGACGCGCTGGGCCGCGTCGACATCCTCGTCAACAACGCCGGCACCATCCGTCGTGCGCCCGCCGCCGAGCACAGCGCCCAAGACTGGGACGACGTGCTCGCCGTCAACCTCGACGCGGTGTTCCACCTCTCCCAGGCCGCGGGGCGACGCATGATCGCGCAGGGGTGGGGCCGTATCGTCAACGTCGCCTCGATGCTGTCGTTCCAGGGCGGCATCCTCGTTCCGGGTTACGCCGCCTCGAAGCACGCGGTGGCGGGCCTCACCAAGGCGCTCGCGAACGAATGGGCGGCCTCCGGCGTCACGGTGAACGCCGTCGCCCCGGGCTACATGGCCACCGACAACACCGCGCCCATCCGCGCCGACGCCGACCGCGAGGCGTCGATCCTCGCGCGCATCCCCGCCGGACGATGGGGCACGCCGGGCGACCTGCAGGGCGCGTTCGTCTTCCTGGCATCCGATGCCGCCGCCTACGTCACCGGGGCCGTGATCCCCGTCGACGGCGGGTGGCTCGTGCGGTGA
- the kduI gene encoding 5-dehydro-4-deoxy-D-glucuronate isomerase: protein MTASIPQRYATHPEQIPGMDTADLRERFLIDDVFVPGEVRLTYTHHDRIVLGGAVPAGRDLPLTGYPEIRSDFFLEHREIGIVNVGGTGTVTADGEVYELVTGACLYLGRGIRDVVFADSEGAGAQFYLFSAPAHTAYPAALVSPGEGTVRELGDQLTSNRRTLNQYIHENGVKSCQIVMGVTALHPGSMWNTMPAHTHDRRTECYLYFDVPEDARVVHLMGERDETRHLIVGDRQAVISPSWSLHSGVGTAAYSFVWAMAGENQAFDDMDAAPITDLR from the coding sequence ATGACCGCCTCCATCCCCCAGCGCTACGCGACCCACCCCGAGCAGATCCCCGGCATGGACACCGCCGACCTGCGTGAGCGCTTCCTCATCGATGACGTGTTCGTCCCCGGGGAGGTGCGCCTGACGTACACGCACCACGACCGCATCGTCCTCGGTGGAGCGGTGCCCGCGGGTCGTGACCTGCCGCTGACCGGTTACCCCGAGATCCGCAGCGACTTCTTCCTCGAGCACCGAGAGATCGGCATCGTGAACGTCGGCGGCACCGGCACAGTCACCGCCGACGGCGAGGTCTACGAGCTCGTCACCGGTGCGTGCCTGTACCTCGGCCGCGGAATCCGCGATGTGGTGTTCGCCGATTCGGAGGGGGCGGGCGCGCAGTTCTACCTCTTCTCGGCGCCCGCTCACACGGCCTACCCCGCGGCCCTGGTATCGCCGGGTGAAGGGACCGTGCGCGAGCTCGGCGACCAGCTCACCAGCAACCGCCGCACCCTCAACCAGTACATCCACGAGAACGGCGTGAAGAGCTGCCAGATCGTGATGGGGGTGACCGCGTTGCACCCCGGCTCGATGTGGAACACCATGCCCGCGCACACCCACGACCGTCGCACCGAGTGCTACCTCTACTTCGACGTCCCCGAAGACGCGCGTGTCGTGCACCTCATGGGCGAGCGCGACGAGACGCGTCACCTCATCGTCGGCGACCGCCAGGCCGTCATCTCGCCGAGCTGGTCGCTGCACTCGGGTGTCGGTACCGCGGCGTACTCGTTCGTCTGGGCGATGGCGGGCGAGAACCAGGCCTTCGACGACATGGATGCCGCGCCCATCACCGACCTGCGCTGA